gaagtcaGGCTTTGGAGGCACCCAGCTGGTAATGAAATGGATGGCACAGCCTGCAGCTCTCAAGCACAAAGCTCTGCTGCCTGGAAGGTGTAGCCCCAGGAGACCACTGACAAGCAGAAGTGTCTGAAGCCAAAGCCAAAGCAGCCCCTCATGCAATGTAAttgattatagttttaaaaaaaattcacagccAAAAGGAGTCTAAGGAAGTATGACAACCACATGATTTGCAGTATCCTTGATgggattctggaacagaaaaagggcattaggtaaaaactaaacaaatatgAACAAAGTACGGCCTTTAGTTAATAATTTATCAATACAGGTTCATTCACTATGGCAAATGTATCATAGTAaggtaaagatttctttttaagccTGCTTTTTAGAGAATGAGTAACACTATGGAAAACATCTGATTCCTAAGGATTTAGGAGATGGGTTAGTGTAAAATGTGGTTTTGAATTGGTTTAAGAATATTGTGAACATAAGTAgggaaaggaaaccatcaaatgATTAAATTGCTCAAATCCAAATATTTTGTATTAGGAGAAAACATCATCCATAGTATTAGTTCTGCTGAGAattctttacttctctttctcctttgttcaTAAAGattctcatacacacacacacacacacacactcaactcTGTATTAACAGTTTGTTACTTTAGTACAATAACTCAAGGCATGTTCTGCATGTACTGACCTCTATATGGTTTATCTTAGCTTGATGTTCTAAATTCTGTGGGAGAGGTCCTCTCATTCCCATTCTACAGAACTGCACCAGACAGCCTGACTATAGGCAATTCACCAATTCACCACAGCACACTCTGCACAGCTATGCCAAGCCACACCTTGTTCCTCAGCGAGTGCCAAGTCAACATATCAAACAGGTGAACAACTTAATACTATTATGCCAATGAGTTAAGATCGTATCATTCAAGGGACAAAGAAAGTAACTCTGACAAATTAGCATGTCAAGTCATTAACATGACAGGGTATGTAGGAAATTGAGTATGTTCCAACTAATGTGAGATTTAGGAAAACATGAAGATGATTGTTTTAAGTTCTAAAATAGCCTTAccatggggatgcctggctggcgtGGTTGATAGAACAtgtcactcttgatttcagggtcatgagttttgagccccacactggacagAGAgcttactcaaaaaataaataatggagcCCGCAGAAGACAAAAGACTAAGTTAATGAGTTCCACTAACttcaattataaattttaaaaactggagagTAAGCTGGAGCTCAGTACAGAGTTCTAAGTCCTAGGGAAAATGCAcacttttttattatgaataataaattttagaaagcTTGGAAAATGAGAACATAAAGTTAAAATCATTCATAATCTCAATACCTAGAGATAGGGACAGACCCATGTCTTTGAGAAATTGCAAATTTCACGAGGACACACAGCCAGGGTGTCAGAAGGGGTCATGGAAGTGTGGGACCCAAATCTTAAACTTCATTTGCTTAAAGTTGGGTCCATCTATACCCAGCAATaatcaaagtaatttttaaaagatttgacaAAGAGAGCACGTGCATGCATAAGCAGGTGAAgcaacaagcagagggagagggagaagcagactctctgctgaacaggaagcccaatgcggggctttaccataggaccctgagatcatgacctgagctgaagacagatgcttaaccaacagagccacccagacaccccaatagCCAGCAATAATCAATGTTGTGGGCTCTTAGAGCCAGTCTGCTTGGGTTTAAATCCCAGCAACATCATTTCCTACCCAAATAACCTTCAGCAAGGTGCTAACGCTTTGCTGTGCCTTAAGTTTCCTGTTTGGAAAATGGGGATATCAACCTCAGATGATGACAAAGTTTAATTTAGAATATAGTTAAAAACTTAGCTATTatggtctctttttttaaagattttatttattcatgagagacacaggcagagggagaagcaggctccttgcagggtcctgggatcacaacctgagccaaaagcaggtgctcaaccactgagccacccaggtgcccctattatggTCTTTTCtaaacacacatgtatacacatttataaaacaatCTCACTCATTTCAGGCATGAATATTTGTCCATGTTTTGGGGTCTTCCAGACAAACCAACTATTAACAAATGTGTAAAACCTAAAGGCTTCTCAATTGGACATTTTGGGTGTTAGTTTAAAAAGGGAGATGCTTAAGGGCATCTGGGCAGCTCGGTTaaataagcatctgactcttgatctcagctcgggtgTTGATTTCAGGGtcgagttcaagccctgtgttgggttccatgctgggaatagagtctaattttaaaaaaggtggggggaggtgcTTAACATCAGGTGATTTTGCCTGTTGAAAGCACTTGTCAATTTCAAGGCCAAAgactaaaacattttaagaaataagccAATTGATGATGCACATCTTTGAGAAATCCAAGATGTCAACTAAGAGGGCTTGCTGGGGAAACATAGGCACATGATCTTCATATGGAATACAAAGTCAGGGGTACCCCCTTGGAGTTGTACATGGTTGAGGCCTCAGGAAGAGCAGTGGGGAAGATGTTGGTACTAGATGGAACCTTCTAGAGGCCCTTTCTCCTAACACACCTTCATTCTTGTGTCTAGTTTAACATAAACAACGAAGATGTGGAAGAGGGTAATTTCTTAGCTCAAAGTTACTGAGAGGTAAAAGTGGAGTTCAAAGACAGGGTTGATAAACCCGGAAGCCTGTTTTACTGACTCCCAAACTACTCTAGCTCTACCTTTAGGTAGTGAATCCCTGTGAATAGCACTGAGGCCTTGGGCATGTACTCTAACCTCTGTGCTGGTGTGAAACAAGTTATCTCTGTACCTTCAGAGGTGCGATCACCCCACGTATTAGCTACTGCATAACCTTTCATGGTATGGCATGCTAAGGCATGTTAGCTTGGgagcattttaataaatgtgtctCATACATGAAGTATGAAGGCTAAGAGCTACATTAAGTGGTAGAATTTGTATCTCTACCACTTAAAgccaaaagtaattttttttttttttttaccagctcCTAAGTAGAAAGGAGCCCTAAGTCCTTCTTCAAAGTGTTGTATTGAAGGCACACACCAAGTCAGAATTGAAATTACATCCCTCTGGCCTCAACTCTAAATAAATGGGATCATCTAAATCACTGTATGTTTTTGTTTACTAATTAAAACGAGGTCAGTAGTAGTGATCATTTTCCTCCTAGGAACCAAAATATCCTTCGCTTAGAAGTTGGATTCAGAAGTATTACCACTGTAGAACCATCAGAGCTGAAAAACTTTAGGGCAGCGGAGACCCCAATTATCTGGACTCCTGGCAACAGACATGATAAAGCTTTTCCGTGAAGATCACAATAAGAGCATCGAGTTTCTCCCCATTGTCCTTCTTCCTTTAGAGAGAAACTGTTATATCCAAAGTATCTATTGTTGAGAATGTCATTTATTCTTTAATGCAAGTCTATAAATTACATATTCACGAATCCTTAGCTATAAAATAGTGAGCCTTAACAAATGGCAGacactggttttaaaaaaaaaaacaaaaaaccctaatttctagaaaaaaagaattgcttaACACCCTACATTTATAAGACTAGGTCAAGTGGGCATGGGAGCCAACTGAAATAGCCTTCAATGGCCAAAGCCAGAACAATTTGAACAAAATGTACtattggattataacccagaGTATAAAGTATCACATGAGTTCGAACTGATGATTGAACAAGTAGGGGAGAAAAGATAAATCTCCCTTGGAAAAGgattccaaaataatttatagatAACTTCACCCTCAAGGAGGTATGGGCTCGAAGTATGGGCTGTACAGACTTTCTTCCAGAAAGCACAGTTGTGAAGGGGGAGAAAGGTAtaactttacagtggaaaaaAACTTGACAAATGCTACCTGTGCCAGGCAACTAAGTCCGTATCAACAGTGATCAATCTTATTGATACTGTGTACCCTTTATATGATGCAACGAAAATGGCACCTTTACCCCTGTGGTCTTTCTCCGTCCAAACATATAACCCTAGTCTAATTATGAAACACTGGAGAAAGTCCAGTAGAGCAGCATCATGTAAAATACTTGTTCAGGACCCCTCAAAACTGTCAAatcctcaaaaacaaaatctgagaaCTTGTTACAGCCAAGAAGAACCTAatgagacatgacaactaaatgtagtATGGTGTCCTGAATGGGATCCTGAACAGAGAAAGGGAATTAGGTCAAAACTTGAAGGAATCTGAATAACCTATGGATGTGAGTTAACAGTAATACCAAAATTGGTTCATTATAACAAGTGTTTTATactaatgtaaaatgttaacagGGGAAATGGATGAGGAATATATGGGTACTCCATAATAGCTTGTCAatcttctataaatctaaaattctaaaaatattaacaataataaagtcTATCTGCAAGTTTTTTCTACAAGTATACATGGTGATATAAATGTATAGAAAGGggtgcctacatgatgagatgagcactgggtgttacatgctggcaaactgaatttaaaattgaaaagaagggggctcctggctggctcagtcagtaaaccatgcgactcttgatcttggggttataagttTGAGCACCGTGTTGGGTGTGactaatgaaatttttaaagcgAATGAATAGAAAAATGTCTGGAGATGTTGAATCCATACTATTTTTATGGTAATTCTCCTACCTGTGCTACAGGAGTTGCTTACATGGAAGACCTAAACCCACAGCactaggaaaataatttaatgtattGGAGGGGCAGGTAAAAGAGAGAAGTGAGAACAGGTTAGGCCCAGCCCTTAATCAgcagaaaagttttatttcttttaaggacAAACAAACCACATCCAAGGCCTTAACTTACAGACGCAAACCAAAGGAGCCATTTAAAGCATTAGCTATTGAGGTACAATACATACGTTGGGAGGAAAATGCTTCTCCATCTGAAGCTTATACCAAACTTTGTTCGATCGACAGCTGAGCTCTGCTAGTGCTTGGGTGTGGCTGAGGGTAAGAGCATATCTGCAGAACCAAAGGAGAACAGCTGTGTTCCACAAGTACTGAAGCATTTTAGACTGCAttagtggggaggaggggggtagGTTTCACATAGAAGGGAAGAGGGGGGACAAAAGCTACGTCCCTCCCCCAGGGCATTAGGCTGCCTTGCAGAGTGCCACAGCAGAAAAGCGGACCTCCCCTTGCTCACGCTCAGTGAATTCTCTGCAGACCTTGGCGGCATCCTGAAAGGAGAAATGTCATTAATACCCAAACAGCAGTAGCTCAAAATGAAGTTTCAAAAGGAAAGTAACAGTAAGGTTCAGAGATCACCCTGATCAACTTTAAACCTGCcattaggggcacccgggtgcctcagtggttgagcgtctgcctttggctcaggtcaggatcccaagagttcctgggatcgagtcccacatcagcctccctgcagggatcctgcttctccctctgcctctgtctttgcctctctctctctctctctctcatgaatcaatcaatcttaaaaaatagataaaataaaccTCCAATTAAACTTATAAACCAGGGCTGACTTAAGagaacccccccccaaaataaaatcaagtgaAGGGAAAAAGACAAGAACCCCTGACACAGACTTGACTTTAGAAGCTCTGGCTTCTTTCTTCCACCAAGTGCTCTGGGTTTCTTCCATCTTGTGCCCGTTTTTGGCAAGAAACTAAATACACTGTGAGGGTTCTTTTCATCAAATAGATACAAGGGAAAAAGTTGACCCTCTCTCCCATAAGAGGGCAGAAAAGTTCCCCTAACTCAGAAATTCCAAGTaaacaaaaatttctttcaaataaacatcTTACAAAACAGCCTTAAATATCTGCCAATGAATTCTTAATTGATAGTGGAATGACATCATGACATGTGTTACTAGTTCTAAGACCTAGATTACCAAGATTGGTAATAGAAAATCCAACCTAAATTCTAGGGTTTAAATGCCTTGGCACAGGAACTATCAATTACTGTGTAATCTGTAAAGAAGTCCAGGGTAAAGACAGCTCCACAAACCATGAGAAATAGAAGACCCTTTAAGAGGATGGAACAGTCCTAACATCAGCTCCCAAGGTCTAAAAACCATCAATTCCATGAGTTTGGCCCTTAAAAGACATCAACCACCCAGTTTTGCTCCAGCTTTAGAACTACCTGTAAAAACTAGAGGGAATTCTAGATTGACATCTACATATTTCATTCTCTATCAAAATTAATACTTCAGACCTTCTTGCCCCAAAATGACTTTCCTGTAGGACCCACAGGGAGGACTACAGTTAAAGGTGTGCCTATAAGGAAAGGAAACAGCCATCTGCTACAGATAATGAACAGTAACCTCAGAATTCTTGGGGTAAGTTTAATTTCTTACCAGTGTAGCAATAATTTACTACACAGTCTAAAACAGTTTTAACTGTATACAAACCAATCTTATAAGGGTTTTCACTAATTAAGACACTGGTTtatattccatttaattttaaatgagatcctaatttattatttaaacagTTTTACTGTCCCCACATGTCATAAATTCTACTCAAATAATAGTTTTAGGTTTCCTATGTGGGGTACATTTTATGGCATTAGGAGGGTTCAACAGGAGAGTGAGTACCTTGGAGAGCTTTATTAGAGGGACCAGTCTTTCCCCCAAATGGGTCATCATCAGAAGTTCTGTCTCTTACTCTCTCCCATAAGTAAATTCTGCCTCTGTAAAATCCCTCTCAATTCTGCTTTTCTAGATTTCTCATTCCAAGTTACTACTCCCACTTACCCCTCATATATCCTAGAATTGACTCTAACTCCTCTCAGGTGTATGTGACAGCAGACTAGAGAAAGTAACCCTCTCCTACCAAGGCGTAATTTGGTCTACTGGCACCTTGACATCATGAGGTTTATGACGTTCCAAAGCCACACCTACTACACAGAAAAGTAGTACTGAACGGTAGCTAAGATTGCCCAGATCTGAACCATGGTTTTGTCATTCAAGTCACTGACCCTGAGCATCACTTAACCTCTgtactcagtttcctcatatgtaaaatgtggGTATAATACCTACCTCAGAGCCTCATtaaaagcattctttaaaaagcCAGAAGTCACTTAGAATAGCATCTAGCACAGGCGTCAGCAAATTGCAGCCTGTTGCTtctttttgtgaataaagttttaataGAATCTGGCCACACATTCACTTAGACATTGTCTATGGGCTGCTTTGCAGCTGAAACAGCAAAAGCGAGTACAAGCATACCTCACCTTATTGCACTTATCAGACCTAGCATTTTTACAAATTCAAAGTTTGTAGCCACCGtgcatcaagcaagtctatcagcaccttttttcaacagcatttgttttgtgtttctgtgtcacattttggtgattCTTGGGATACCTGACCCTTTTTATTGTATCTGTTATGGGTGGTCACTGTGACAGTGATATCTGATGTCACTATAATTGTTTTAGGGTACTACAAACCACATCCACACCCACATAAGACAGCAACCTTAACATTGTGTGTCTTTTCACCGCTCCAGTGGCCAGCTTTTTCCCCcctattgaaattaggccagttaATAACTCTCAATGGCCTCTATGTGTTCAACTGTAGAGTCACACATCTCTCACTTAAAATCCAAAGGTAGAAATGAtgaagcttagtgaggaaggcctATTGGAAGCTGAGACAGGCTCAAAGCGAGGACTCTTATACCTAACAGTTAGCCAagctgtgaatgcaaaggaaaagttcttaaaggaaactagaagtgctactccagtgaacacataAATGACAAGAGAGCAAAGCTGCCTTATTCCTGGCATGGAGAAAGTCTGAGCGGTCTGGATAggagatcaaaccagccacaacattcccctaagccaaagcctaatccagagcaaggccctaactctcttaAACTCcctgaaggctgagagaggtgaggaaggtgcagaaaagtttgaagctagcagaggttggtccAAGTATAAGGAATGAAGCTGTCTCCATAACATCAAGGTGCAAGGTGAAGCACCAAGTGCAGATCTAGAAGCTGCAGCACATTATCCAGAAGATTAGCTACAACCATTAATGAAGGTGGTGTATAAACTCAGCAACAGATTTCCCATGTGGATGACAGAGGCTTCAACTGGAAGAAGATACCATTTAGGACTTTCAcagctagagagaagtcaatggTTGGGTTCAAAGCTTCAAAAGACAGGGTCTCTTGTTATGGGATAATGCAGCTGGTGATTTTAacttgaagccaatgctcatctACCATTCTGgaaatcctagggcccttaagaaaTATGCTACATCTATCTGCCTGTGCTCTACAAATGGaccaaagcctggatgacagcacgtATGTTTATAAAAcggtttactgaatatttcaagcccactgttgagacctactcagggaaaaagatttctttcaaaataggaTTGCTCAATGACAATGCACCcagtcacccaagagctctgatggaggtGGACAAGATTAATGCTGTTTCCATGCCTGCTAAATAACGTCCATTCTGCAGCTCCGTGAATCAAGAAGTCATTTCAACTTGCAAAtctcattatttaataaatacattctgTAAGGCTATAGCTGCCACAGATATGGATTCCTCTGATGTATCTGGATAAACTGAAAACTTTCCGGAAAGGATTCACTATTCTGGGGATCTTTAAGAACATTTCTGATTCATAGGAAGAGATCAAATACCAAcattaacaggagtttggaagaagtggaTTCCAACCCCTATGGAGGACCTTTGAAGGGTTTAAGATGCAGTGAAAGAAATACCTGCAGATGTGATGGAAATAGCAAGAGTAGAGTGTGAAAATGGgactgaattgctgcaatctcatgattaAAACAGATGAGATGTCATTTCTCACAAGGAGAAAAAACTGTTTTCTTAAGATGAAATCTACTCCCAAAGATGCTGTGAAAACTGTTGAAaggacaacaaaggatttagaatctGATATAAACtaagttgataaagcagcagtaGGGTTTGAGAGGAGAGACTcccaatttaaaaagaagttctactgtgggtaaaattcTATCAAAAGCATCACACACTACAGGGAAAttgtttgtgaaaggaagagtcaatggATGCAGCAAACATCACTGTcctcttattttaagaaattgccacagcacCCCCAACCTTCAGCAGCCACTGCCCTGGAGCAGTCAGCAGCCATCGACATGGAGGCAAGAGGCAAGACCTCCACCAGCACAAATATTTGGTCTcagaaagctcagatgatggcaggcattttttagaaataaagtattttgattaaaatatgtacattgtTCTTTCAGACAGAATGTTATTGTCTACTTAAGAGATTACAGTATAAACATAAACTTGTGTGTGCACTGGGACCTAAAAATTTAACTCACTTCATTGcgatattcactttattgcaatGGTCGAGAACTGAACCCACAATATTCCTGAGGTGTGCCTGTCCTTGCAACACAGCCAGATGCCGCATGAAGCCTCAAATAGTTTCTctacctggcttttttttttttttttttaatttttatttatttatgatagtcacacagagagagagaggcagagacacaggcagagggagaagcaggctccatgcaccgggagccgggcatgggattcgatcccggatctccaggatcgcgccctgggccaaaggcaggcgccaaactgctgcgccacccagggatccctctacctgGCTTTTTACAGAAAGTTTGCCAGCCCTTTATCTGCACACAGCAAGCACTCAAAAAAGATTAGTCATTACTACAAATGAAATACGCCTTTAGAGCATTCTTAATTTTATCACAATTAAGCAACTCTCCTCTATAACAGTAAATTGATTCAGTTCTAGAGACTTGGCTTTTAGGGTGAAGGGGCCTCGGGTGGTCTATCAGCCCTTGTCCAGAATTAAGGGGTTTCTGTAGTCATTTATAGCAGGACAGTAAACCTGGATCTTAAAGTTCTTATCAAGGCAGGTTTTGAATCTTCTCCTCTCATCCTGTAACAGCGgaccaaaggagaagaaaacacgGAGGCTGATAGCCTAACCAGAATCTACCTCTAAGATTGACCCTAATCCAGCAGTTTGAGAGGGATTAAGAAAGGCTCAGGTTACCGTGCCTTGAGCTGTGAGCTATGATGTGATCTGACAAGAGGACAACGGTCACCTTAATCCCACAAGGAAGTAACACAATGGCTTTCAGCCTAATTCTAACCATAGACTAAAGTCCACACGCGATACAGATTAGTCAGGGCTGCTCGGAAGGATCCTGTTTAAAGCCATTTGCTATAAAATAAGGTAGATAGAATTACTAAAGTCATCTTCAAGTCCTAAAGACTGCTATTAACCCAGATGATGGGTGCTGGCTACACTGAAAAAGTATTAGCACTTTGGACAATATGGTCCTTTACTTAGACAATCAAGAAACATGGGCCTCTGTTGAAGAGGGGTTCCAAAGATTATTACCTGCAGCAAGGAGTCCTCTGAACTGGTGCCATGGTTTACTGGAAAAGGCATTCGTCCATCTGTAACAGAGAAGCCAGGCATGTTGATTTCATCTGCCTATTTTCTGGCTGCTGTGCTTACGCAGCCTAACGGCCAAGTTTCAGATCTCCCAAATACAACTGCCACTCCCAAAAAGGCTGGCTGGTCAGAAGCAATCAGCTGGAAGTGAGGTTAAATGTTCCTAGATATCCATCCTAGGGCAACTCTAATCTTCAAGCAACAGAACCAAAACCCAATGTGGTCATCCTAACAGAAAAGCTTGTTCCACATCTCCTGGGAAGGATcccagagcaaaaaaaaaaaaaaaggcagacacaGCCTTTGAGTGACAGGAGGGGAGCCAAGAAGGGATCCTTTGGATTTCACTGCCCCTCGAGGACTGTTGACTGTCCCCAAGTCTCATTTGCTCTTGTCTGCTTATGGGTAGTTCTTGAGGCAACACAGCTGCAAGTTTTCCTCCATTAAGACAAAGGGTATGACTTTTACAAGGTGGATAATCTTTCTTGCTGGTATATAACAACAAGAGAAATTACCCCCCAACATGTCCAAATTCTTTCTATACAAACAAGATCACATTTAGGCATTTATCTTTTTCCAAAAGTATTCCTTGTCAGGATGCTGTTGGAGATCCTACGCTGGTAATGCTGTGCtggaagatggaaagagaaaatctgaacataTAGGCCTTGAACTGGCACTGATCTCTTTACCGGTTTGTGACTAAAAACATTCCTTCTGCAAGACACCACCTGATGGGGCAGCAGAGCTGCCCCTGGGTATGATAAGGGGCTAAGTGCCCCAATAAGAATACCTTGGTGTTTTGGCTTTGTGAACAAGATACACTTCATAGACAAAGACATACTAAGTGCCACAAAGTCACACACAAATATCCCAAGAGGAATTTCATCTGAAGGAATGCATGAAACTATACTGGGTTCCAAAAGTGGAGTGAAACCTACCAAGTTCATAGAGATGGCCATCCACGTTGTtaaacagaataaaatgaaaattcacttTGTCATCTACCTGAAGagagtcaaaaaatatttttgaagatgaGTTTTTAGTGAACAAAATATTGcattaaacatttttagttttactgAGAGATAACTGGCATAATATTGTGTAAGTTCAAAatgtacaacatgttgatttaATACGCATATTTTGcaatatgattttaaaagcagAACTTAATTTGTTAAAAACTGTCACTCTTCAAGTGTAATGCACTGGAACTGACTtggttattattttaagttaGTATAAGTTAACACATATCTCCTATAGACTAGATATTAGAAGACTATCATAAGACTTTTGtctatttatgtaaatatagTAACTACCAGAAATCTAAGATTTTTTACTGAGGGGGAAATTCAGGCTTAGAGATTAGAAAGTTCTAGGGCCAACTGTAGATATAAAGGCATTGATATGGACTTAAATCTACATGACAGTTGAACGGAGGACTCTGTTCAGATTAATGGTGTATTTAAGCCTCCTAGAAACCACAGTCCTTGCTGGTAATCTTACTCTCTCCAACAGTCTGTGGGAGGAATGTGCGAAATGCTTAATCGCCAGGAGGGGTATTACTCTCTTAgaatcctttgtttgtttgtttgtttttaagattttatttatctattcatgacagagagaggaaagacacaggcagagggagaagcaggctccacccagggagcccgacacaggactcaatccccggcctccaggatcacaccctgggccaaaggcaggcgctaagccgctgagccacccagggttgcCCCATCTTAGAATCATTTGGATCTAAACAAAATAGGTCTTAAATTTACTCAAGACAATGTTTACTGCCAATCAGATTTCTGAAGAGCCATTTTTATGAACAAGTCTGGTCACAAAGCATTATTCTGATAGAATTTTCTGTGGTTAATTGGTTTTAATTGGCCTTTGATGGAAACACCTGCTGCGTTCAGGTAATAGGTTCCTATACATATTTCAGGGAAGACACAGGGCACCTAGACCGCCTCGCTCTGATCTGTAATTGCATTTACCCGACATTGGCCTTCCTGTGCCACGGCATCATGGGCTGCCTGAATGGCCTGCAGACAAGAGAGAGTAATTAGCACAATAACCTCTGTAGTAATTTAAAACTGATGCTCTGGAAGTTCTCTTCCTACCTCAttcttttcaaagcattttgcTCGGTCTTCAGGGGACAGCTTCTCTGTTTCAGAAAGAAACTGTTTCAGGACTGACccatcctctttaaaaaaaaaaaaaaaaaaacagataatgtaTAGGTGGAATAGTGCAAATGGGTGCACATTTACTGCACACTTAGGCTGTTATACAGCCAGCCATGTTTAGTGACTACAGTCTTTACCATGGCCCTGGAGGAGATGGGCTgtcccttctccctcagcctctcctcccAACCCGTCCTTTCTGACTGCATTCCAACCAAAGAACTCTCCACTCCTTCAGTATGCCAAGCCTTCTCCTGCATCACCTCCCCACCATCCAGACTCTTGTCCCTTCCCCACACACTCACCTCTCAAATCCCTCATCACCTTTGTCACAGTGCACATCCATTTGTAACAGGTGTTTGAGATCTGTCTTGCCACAAAGGCAGGAACTGTCTTGTCtactgctgattttatttttaaagactttattttatttattcatgagacacaaagagagagccagagacataggaagagggagaagcaggccccctgcagggagctcgatgagggacccaatcccaggaccccaggatcacaccctgagccagaagcagatgctcaactactgagccacccaggtgcccctatagctgttttgctttttca
The Canis lupus baileyi chromosome 2, mCanLup2.hap1, whole genome shotgun sequence genome window above contains:
- the UCHL1 gene encoding ubiquitin carboxyl-terminal hydrolase isozyme L1; this translates as MQLKPMEINPEMLNKVLARLGVAGQWRFADVLGLEDEALGSVPAPACALLLLFPLTAQHENFRKKQIEELKGQEVSPKVYFMKQTIGNSCGTIGLIHAVANNQDKLEFEDGSVLKQFLSETEKLSPEDRAKCFEKNEAIQAAHDAVAQEGQCRVDDKVNFHFILFNNVDGHLYELDGRMPFPVNHGTSSEDSLLQDAAKVCREFTEREQGEVRFSAVALCKAA